One genomic segment of Erythrobacter sp. THAF29 includes these proteins:
- the zapE gene encoding cell division protein ZapE yields MPGLLARYEQLIADGQLQPDTDQRRAAVRLDALQKELEADAPGGLLGQLFGRKKVRPQGIYMWGGVGRGKSMLMDLFHETLGIPEKRRAHFHAFMQEVHGRIRDARKDVVGDPIPVVAERFADGVRCLAFDEMVVSNSADAMIMSRLFTQLICKQGVTVITTSNRPPSDLYKDGLNREHFLPFIDLIESELDVLALNGPTDYRLDRIGDLATWHTPLGDEATAKVREAFFRLTDFAPEDAEHVPSEELPVGGNRTLHVPKSLKGVGVFSFKRLCGEARGAPDYLAIAQHFHTVIIVGIPQMAPDKRNEAARFVTLIDALYENRVKLFATAAAQPDELYVAGDGSFEFERTASRLNEMQSSEYMALGHGSDQ; encoded by the coding sequence ATGCCGGGTCTCCTCGCCCGGTATGAACAGCTGATCGCGGACGGTCAGCTGCAACCCGACACTGATCAGCGGCGCGCCGCGGTGCGGCTCGATGCGCTGCAGAAAGAGCTGGAGGCCGACGCACCCGGCGGACTTCTCGGCCAGCTTTTCGGTCGCAAGAAAGTGCGGCCGCAGGGGATCTACATGTGGGGCGGCGTTGGACGCGGCAAATCGATGCTGATGGACCTGTTTCATGAGACGCTGGGCATTCCCGAAAAACGACGCGCGCACTTCCATGCCTTCATGCAGGAGGTTCACGGCAGGATCCGCGATGCGCGCAAGGACGTGGTCGGCGATCCCATCCCCGTGGTCGCAGAGAGGTTCGCGGACGGAGTCCGCTGTCTCGCCTTCGACGAGATGGTAGTCAGCAATTCCGCCGATGCGATGATCATGAGCCGGCTCTTCACTCAGCTGATATGCAAGCAGGGTGTAACGGTGATCACGACATCCAACCGCCCACCATCCGATCTCTACAAAGACGGGCTCAACCGCGAGCATTTCCTGCCCTTCATCGATCTCATCGAAAGCGAGCTCGACGTACTCGCGCTCAACGGACCGACAGACTACCGGCTAGACCGGATCGGCGACCTAGCGACCTGGCATACGCCATTGGGCGATGAGGCAACGGCCAAGGTCCGTGAGGCATTCTTCCGCCTTACCGACTTCGCTCCCGAGGATGCGGAGCACGTCCCGTCCGAAGAACTACCGGTTGGAGGCAACCGGACCCTGCACGTTCCCAAGTCACTGAAAGGTGTCGGCGTTTTCAGTTTCAAACGGCTTTGCGGAGAAGCACGCGGTGCGCCGGACTACCTCGCCATCGCCCAGCATTTCCATACCGTCATCATCGTCGGCATACCGCAAATGGCTCCAGACAAGCGCAACGAGGCCGCGCGGTTCGTAACGCTGATCGACGCGTTATACGAAAACCGGGTGAAGCTGTTTGCCACGGCCGCTGCTCAGCCGGACGAATTATATGTCGCCGGAGATGGAAGTTTCGAATTCGAACGCACCGCAAGCCGGCTCAATGAAATGCAGAGCAGCGAATACATGGCGCTAGGCCATGGAAGCGACCAATAG
- a CDS encoding crotonase/enoyl-CoA hydratase family protein — MDSGASRAVPLTGDEEVYAESALHSAIPEKLFSLQGLDVLYDDTSATLWTYMNPEGRPSFTPEMLDDFEQWQALIGQGFGPEKVPLRYLVLGSRAADVFCFGGDLDLFQRLIRDRDRDGLVEYGHRCCAILDRNIRTLDIPMITIGLVQGAALGGGFEALLSFDFIIAERGATFGLPEIMFGLYPGMGAHALLSRKLGCAMADRIILSNETYTAEQMYELGIVHALAEPGDGLNATREFIKKSERRHAGLVGARRATKQVWQLDLEELNRITEMWADTALQLREQDLKVMNRLVAAQARLAERIAAA; from the coding sequence ATGGATAGCGGAGCCAGTAGGGCGGTTCCACTCACAGGGGACGAAGAGGTTTACGCCGAAAGCGCATTGCATTCGGCCATTCCAGAAAAATTATTCTCATTGCAGGGGCTCGACGTCTTGTACGACGACACGAGCGCGACCCTGTGGACTTATATGAACCCTGAAGGTCGCCCGAGTTTTACTCCGGAAATGCTCGATGACTTCGAACAGTGGCAAGCTCTGATTGGTCAGGGCTTTGGGCCGGAAAAGGTGCCGCTGCGCTATCTCGTTCTCGGCAGCCGCGCGGCAGATGTCTTTTGCTTCGGCGGTGACCTCGACCTGTTCCAAAGACTGATCCGCGATCGGGACCGCGACGGGCTGGTCGAATATGGCCACCGCTGCTGCGCAATCCTCGACCGAAACATTCGCACACTCGACATCCCGATGATTACAATTGGATTGGTGCAGGGCGCGGCGCTGGGTGGCGGTTTCGAGGCGCTTCTGTCTTTCGACTTCATCATCGCAGAGCGCGGAGCAACCTTCGGCCTGCCCGAGATCATGTTCGGCCTTTATCCCGGTATGGGCGCGCACGCGCTGCTGTCCCGCAAGCTCGGCTGTGCCATGGCTGACCGCATCATCCTGTCCAACGAGACTTATACCGCCGAGCAGATGTATGAACTCGGCATAGTCCACGCTTTGGCGGAGCCTGGCGACGGGCTGAATGCGACCCGCGAATTCATCAAGAAGTCCGAGCGCCGGCATGCCGGTCTCGTCGGTGCACGCCGCGCAACTAAGCAGGTGTGGCAGCTCGATCTCGAAGAACTCAATCGCATTACCGAGATGTGGGCCGATACTGCACTGCAATTGCGCGAACAGGATCTAAAGGTGATGAACCGTCTGGTCGCAGCGCAAGCGCGCCTCGCGGAACGCATTGCCGCGGCCTGA
- a CDS encoding XrtA/PEP-CTERM system amidotransferase, whose protein sequence is MCGIAGIFHVETPKPVDPVRIERMCDAMVHRGPDGSGVWTDQGVGLGHRRLSVIDIEGSPQPMHSVDGRTAIVFNGEIYNFRELRRELEKGGAQFRTSGDTEVILAAWQRWGPSCLEKLHGMFAFAIYDLEKRQLFLARDRFGVKPLFMARLSDGSLAFASELKGLLAHPLLRRKVDPRALDAYLAWGYVPDSHSILAGVQKLPAGHFLLLERGRELRAPSRWWDVDFSDRAKGSEADLSAQLVHLLREAVQSRMVADVPLGAFLSGGVDSSSVVALMSEASADPVRTCSIGFDVPSEDETSYAEQVAAKFGAEHTARTVSQEEFSAIDELAAMFDEPFADASALPTWRVCALAREQVTVALSGDGADEAFAGYRRQVFHHHEERVRSVLPAGFRETVFGGLGQIWPKADWAPRPLRAKATLLALAESGEEGYARGLSVTTSDQRHGLYSEGMARYLSGYKAEDELVTLMRDAPARSGLDRAQYADLKFWMPGDILTKVDRTSMAVSLEAREPLLDHRLVEFAARLPERMRVKGQTGKYLLKKCMERYLPDNILYRPKQGFVTPIAAWFRGPLAGEARAIATSSTLAETGWFDPRALGTLAEAHISGRADNSRVLWQLLMLDKSLTRLNLQS, encoded by the coding sequence ATGTGCGGGATCGCCGGAATCTTTCATGTCGAAACGCCCAAGCCGGTCGACCCCGTCCGGATCGAGCGGATGTGCGACGCGATGGTCCATCGTGGCCCTGACGGGTCCGGCGTGTGGACCGATCAGGGGGTAGGCCTCGGGCACCGTCGCCTTTCCGTGATCGACATCGAAGGATCGCCGCAACCGATGCATTCGGTCGATGGCCGCACCGCGATCGTGTTCAACGGCGAGATTTACAATTTTCGCGAGCTTCGCCGCGAACTTGAAAAGGGCGGCGCGCAGTTCCGCACCAGCGGAGACACCGAGGTGATCCTCGCCGCGTGGCAGCGTTGGGGGCCTTCGTGCCTTGAGAAGCTCCATGGCATGTTCGCCTTTGCGATCTACGACCTCGAAAAACGCCAACTTTTTCTCGCGCGTGACCGGTTCGGGGTGAAACCGCTGTTCATGGCGCGACTGTCCGATGGAAGTCTCGCCTTCGCATCCGAGTTGAAGGGTCTGCTTGCGCATCCTCTGTTGCGGCGAAAGGTCGATCCGCGCGCTCTCGATGCCTATCTCGCCTGGGGCTACGTGCCCGACTCGCACTCGATCCTTGCGGGCGTGCAAAAGCTTCCCGCGGGGCACTTCCTGCTTCTTGAACGGGGCAGAGAATTGCGCGCACCGTCGCGCTGGTGGGACGTGGATTTTTCCGATCGCGCGAAAGGCAGCGAGGCGGATCTCTCCGCACAGCTCGTCCACTTGCTGCGGGAAGCCGTCCAGTCACGCATGGTGGCGGACGTTCCGCTAGGTGCATTTCTATCTGGAGGCGTGGATTCCTCCAGCGTTGTTGCGCTGATGAGCGAGGCGAGCGCGGATCCGGTGCGCACGTGCTCGATCGGCTTCGATGTCCCCAGCGAGGACGAGACAAGCTATGCGGAACAAGTAGCTGCCAAATTTGGTGCCGAACATACCGCACGCACCGTCAGCCAGGAAGAATTCTCCGCCATCGACGAACTTGCTGCGATGTTCGATGAGCCTTTTGCCGATGCATCGGCGCTTCCGACTTGGCGCGTCTGTGCGCTCGCCCGCGAGCAGGTGACGGTCGCGCTTTCAGGTGACGGTGCGGACGAGGCGTTCGCAGGCTACCGCCGCCAGGTCTTCCACCACCACGAAGAGCGTGTCCGCTCGGTCCTGCCTGCCGGCTTTCGCGAGACCGTTTTCGGCGGCCTTGGACAGATTTGGCCCAAGGCCGATTGGGCACCGCGCCCCTTGCGCGCCAAGGCGACCCTTCTTGCGCTCGCCGAGAGCGGAGAGGAAGGTTACGCGCGCGGGCTGTCGGTGACGACATCGGACCAGCGCCATGGACTGTATTCTGAAGGAATGGCTCGCTATCTCTCCGGTTACAAAGCGGAAGACGAGCTCGTTACCCTTATGCGTGACGCCCCCGCCCGAAGCGGCCTGGACCGCGCGCAATATGCTGACCTCAAGTTCTGGATGCCGGGCGATATCCTCACCAAGGTTGACCGCACCAGCATGGCCGTAAGCCTCGAAGCGCGTGAGCCACTGCTCGACCATCGCCTGGTCGAATTCGCCGCGCGTCTGCCCGAACGTATGCGGGTGAAGGGGCAAACCGGAAAATACCTGCTCAAGAAATGCATGGAGCGGTATCTGCCCGACAATATCCTTTATCGGCCCAAGCAAGGCTTCGTCACGCCCATTGCGGCTTGGTTTCGTGGGCCGCTTGCCGGGGAAGCCCGCGCGATAGCCACCAGTTCAACGCTAGCAGAAACCGGGTGGTTCGATCCGCGCGCGCTCGGGACGCTTGCCGAGGCGCATATCTCTGGACGCGCTGACAACTCCCGTGTCCTTTGGCAGTTGCTGATGCTCGACAAGTCTTTGACTCGATTGAATTTGCAATCTTGA
- the xrtA gene encoding exosortase A, whose product MQPDVVATKADDTRSAFVGSIPASWRGPLGLLAFCTALLSLVTMREWGEMFHQWWNIDTYTHILLVPPIIGWLVWLRVDELRKLVPAPWLPGLGLVAAALGLWVIGRSTGINLFAHAGAVGALQAAVVAILGVRAALLLALPIGFATFLVPFGDEIIPALQFVTAKIAVALTHWSGIPALVDGIYIETPVGLFIVAEACSGVKFLVAMVTLAVLVCFTRFESWTHRAAFMAASIVVPIIANGARAWGTIYIAQFQGVEFAAGFDHIFYGWIFFALVVAILIAGASKFFERAPDEHGLSAEHIRSWRWVEKAERSSASLSATGGAIAAMAFAAAMLAAIVAPSSIG is encoded by the coding sequence ATGCAGCCTGACGTTGTCGCAACAAAGGCAGACGACACCAGGAGCGCATTCGTCGGCAGCATTCCCGCCTCTTGGCGCGGCCCGCTGGGTTTGCTCGCGTTTTGCACAGCGCTGCTTTCGCTCGTCACCATGCGCGAATGGGGCGAAATGTTTCACCAGTGGTGGAACATCGACACTTACACACACATCCTGCTTGTCCCGCCGATTATCGGATGGCTTGTCTGGCTACGTGTCGATGAACTGCGCAAGCTGGTGCCGGCACCGTGGCTACCCGGTCTTGGGCTTGTCGCGGCGGCGCTGGGTTTGTGGGTTATTGGCCGGTCGACCGGGATCAACCTTTTTGCCCATGCCGGGGCGGTTGGCGCGCTTCAGGCAGCGGTGGTAGCCATCCTGGGCGTCCGCGCCGCGCTGCTCCTCGCGCTTCCGATCGGATTTGCGACTTTCCTCGTGCCATTCGGTGACGAGATCATTCCTGCGCTCCAATTCGTAACTGCGAAGATCGCCGTTGCGCTCACGCACTGGAGCGGTATCCCGGCACTGGTGGACGGCATCTACATCGAAACACCGGTGGGATTGTTCATCGTTGCGGAGGCATGCTCGGGTGTGAAGTTCCTCGTCGCCATGGTGACGCTCGCCGTGCTGGTGTGCTTCACCCGCTTCGAGTCCTGGACCCACCGCGCTGCATTCATGGCTGCATCGATCGTAGTTCCCATAATTGCCAACGGAGCGCGCGCATGGGGGACGATTTACATTGCGCAATTCCAAGGCGTCGAATTCGCTGCCGGATTCGATCACATTTTCTACGGCTGGATTTTCTTTGCGCTGGTCGTCGCAATCCTGATCGCGGGCGCATCGAAATTCTTTGAGCGTGCGCCCGATGAGCACGGCTTGAGCGCTGAACATATCCGCTCCTGGCGCTGGGTGGAAAAGGCCGAGCGATCGAGCGCAAGCCTCTCTGCGACGGGCGGTGCGATAGCAGCCATGGCTTTTGCGGCGGCCATGCTCGCCGCAATTGTAGCACCTTCAAGCATCGGCTAG
- a CDS encoding TIGR03087 family PEP-CTERM/XrtA system glycosyltransferase — MGDILFLAHRVPFPPNRGDKIRAHHLLKKLAKIAPVHVGCLSETAEDKAGQNELARIATTCCVANRSKSLVLAGVESVLAGKPVSLTAFHSPRLEKWVRRTIAERDIDTIVVFSGQMGQYVPEDFGGRVIIDLCDVDSAKFEDYARAGSRVWLNEREGRLLAREEERLGKRADATVLISDDEAKLFRGRLSDPSNVDVHAIGNGIDAAFFDPARVDPQPEMAVRPGPHFVFTGQMDYQPNERAALWVIEQLLPTIRHCFGTAEFHVVGRSPTAEILRHDGRPGVTVWGEVPDVRPFLATADIALAPLMIARGVQNKVLEAMAMERAVLLTPEAATGISATDGEHWIVEQADAEAMTRRAAAYLGDPGAKARMGSAARRFVLDHHDWDAMLAPLEMLVGAHGEARDAA, encoded by the coding sequence ATGGGCGATATCCTCTTCCTTGCACATCGGGTGCCGTTTCCGCCCAATCGCGGAGACAAGATCCGCGCGCACCATCTGCTGAAAAAGCTCGCGAAGATTGCTCCGGTCCATGTCGGATGTCTCTCCGAAACCGCCGAGGACAAGGCAGGCCAAAACGAGCTTGCAAGGATCGCGACTACCTGCTGCGTCGCCAATCGGTCGAAATCGCTGGTGCTTGCCGGTGTAGAATCGGTCCTCGCTGGCAAGCCGGTCAGCCTCACGGCGTTTCATTCGCCGCGCCTCGAGAAGTGGGTACGCCGGACGATTGCCGAACGCGATATCGACACAATCGTCGTATTTTCCGGTCAGATGGGACAATACGTGCCCGAAGACTTCGGCGGCCGCGTGATCATCGATCTGTGCGACGTCGATAGCGCGAAGTTCGAAGATTATGCCAGGGCTGGCAGCCGCGTCTGGCTCAACGAGCGCGAGGGAAGGTTGCTCGCGCGCGAGGAGGAGCGGCTCGGCAAGCGCGCCGATGCCACCGTTCTGATCAGCGACGATGAGGCAAAGCTCTTTCGAGGTCGGCTAAGCGATCCCTCCAATGTGGACGTGCATGCGATCGGCAACGGTATCGATGCTGCATTCTTCGATCCGGCCAGGGTCGATCCCCAACCTGAAATGGCCGTGCGTCCGGGTCCGCATTTCGTGTTCACCGGACAGATGGACTACCAGCCCAACGAGCGTGCCGCGCTGTGGGTCATCGAACAATTGCTGCCAACCATTCGTCATTGCTTCGGGACTGCGGAATTTCACGTGGTCGGACGAAGCCCGACTGCTGAAATCCTGCGACATGACGGACGGCCCGGAGTGACTGTCTGGGGTGAAGTGCCTGATGTACGCCCATTCCTTGCGACGGCCGACATTGCGCTCGCGCCGCTTATGATCGCGCGGGGAGTGCAGAACAAGGTGCTCGAGGCGATGGCCATGGAGCGCGCTGTCCTGCTTACGCCCGAAGCTGCAACCGGGATATCTGCAACGGACGGAGAGCACTGGATAGTCGAGCAGGCAGATGCGGAAGCGATGACCAGGCGCGCTGCGGCCTATCTTGGCGATCCGGGCGCGAAGGCTCGGATGGGCAGTGCCGCCCGCCGGTTCGTTCTCGATCACCACGATTGGGACGCGATGCTCGCCCCGCTGGAAATGCTCGTTGGCGCCCATGGGGAGGCGCGCGATGCAGCCTGA
- a CDS encoding FemAB family XrtA/PEP-CTERM system-associated protein → MNAPLRLGQTARIADLSAESEATRIEEFVREQGASLFHRPAWLRAVEAGTGKRACGLVCERMGVITGWLPLTQVRSLLFGSSLVSSGFGVGGGICAETDDAARKLGIAAQDYATSIGISSIEVRDGPIPEGWQSWDDKHCGFERALEASDEAELLAIPRKARAEVRKGLKNDLDIRVGRDPQDLDAHFAVYSESVRNLGTPVFPRSLFRAMLDAFPDSSDILTVSKGGKPIASVFSFYHNGAVLPFWGGGRFAARSERGNERMYYELMLHARRKGMQCFDFGRSKTGSGPYSFKKNWGFDPVPLTYGAWTAPGESRRDVDPTSETYSRKIALWKKLPLPIANTLGPWIARDLA, encoded by the coding sequence GTGAACGCGCCCCTCAGGCTTGGACAAACCGCGCGGATAGCCGATCTCTCAGCCGAGAGCGAAGCCACGCGGATCGAGGAATTCGTTCGCGAGCAGGGAGCGAGCCTCTTTCATCGTCCGGCGTGGTTGCGGGCGGTCGAAGCGGGCACGGGAAAGCGGGCCTGTGGCCTGGTTTGCGAGCGAATGGGGGTTATCACGGGATGGCTTCCGCTCACGCAGGTGCGCTCGCTGCTGTTCGGCAGTTCGCTTGTCTCAAGCGGTTTCGGGGTCGGCGGAGGTATCTGCGCGGAAACCGATGATGCCGCTCGGAAGCTGGGAATTGCAGCGCAGGATTACGCGACCAGCATTGGCATCTCTTCGATCGAGGTGCGCGACGGTCCGATTCCAGAAGGCTGGCAAAGCTGGGATGACAAGCATTGTGGTTTCGAGCGCGCGCTTGAGGCCAGTGACGAGGCTGAATTGCTCGCCATCCCGCGAAAGGCACGCGCGGAAGTTCGCAAAGGATTGAAGAACGATCTCGACATCCGTGTTGGCAGAGATCCGCAAGATCTCGATGCCCATTTCGCGGTTTACAGCGAGAGTGTTCGAAATCTGGGTACGCCGGTATTCCCAAGATCGCTGTTTCGCGCAATGCTCGATGCGTTTCCGGACAGCAGCGATATCCTGACCGTTAGCAAGGGGGGCAAACCGATTGCGAGCGTCTTTTCCTTTTACCATAACGGCGCGGTCCTGCCTTTCTGGGGAGGAGGCAGGTTTGCCGCACGCAGTGAGCGCGGGAATGAACGCATGTATTATGAGCTTATGCTCCACGCGCGGCGCAAAGGCATGCAGTGTTTCGATTTCGGTCGCTCGAAAACGGGGAGCGGGCCCTACAGCTTCAAAAAGAACTGGGGGTTCGATCCTGTCCCGCTGACCTATGGTGCATGGACCGCGCCGGGCGAAAGCCGACGCGACGTTGACCCCACCAGCGAAACGTACAGCCGAAAGATCGCGCTTTGGAAAAAGCTCCCGCTTCCGATTGCCAATACACTCGGTCCCTGGATCGCGCGCGACCTGGCCTGA
- a CDS encoding XrtA system polysaccharide deacetylase, with translation MHGPAPDTFDNSRIVNGLSVDVEDWFQVGAFENTIARDDWDGIATRVEDNVARILDLFARAEVKATFFTLGWIAERHPALIRRIAEAGHEIASHGYDHARVFTFSRDEFAADIAKARAILEDASGSKVSGYRAPSFSIDARNSWAFEVLAEHGYAYSSSVAPVTHDHYGWREAPRFAFRPVAGSPLLEIPVTTAMLGQRRLAAGGGGFFRVLPYAFTRWAILQVNRDEGRPAIFYFHPWEVDPGQPRVEGAPLRSKLRHYTNLDRMADKLARLTGEFAWGRMDDLARREALHAQLYETQGMAA, from the coding sequence ATGCACGGGCCCGCTCCCGACACCTTCGATAATTCGCGCATTGTCAACGGGCTGTCTGTCGACGTCGAAGACTGGTTCCAGGTCGGCGCGTTCGAGAACACGATTGCGCGCGACGACTGGGACGGGATTGCAACCCGTGTCGAGGACAATGTCGCGCGCATTCTCGACCTGTTCGCGCGGGCTGAAGTCAAGGCTACCTTCTTCACGCTCGGATGGATTGCCGAGCGTCATCCTGCGCTGATCCGCCGGATCGCAGAAGCGGGTCACGAGATCGCCAGCCACGGCTATGACCATGCCCGCGTCTTCACCTTTTCGCGCGACGAGTTTGCTGCGGACATCGCCAAGGCGCGCGCGATCCTAGAGGATGCGTCGGGCAGCAAGGTTTCCGGGTACCGCGCCCCGAGCTTTTCGATCGACGCGCGCAATTCCTGGGCGTTCGAAGTACTGGCCGAGCACGGTTATGCCTACTCTTCCAGCGTCGCCCCGGTCACGCACGATCACTATGGCTGGCGCGAGGCACCGCGATTCGCTTTCCGTCCCGTCGCAGGTTCGCCGCTGCTCGAAATACCGGTGACGACTGCGATGCTTGGCCAGCGGCGCTTGGCAGCGGGCGGAGGCGGCTTCTTCCGTGTGCTTCCGTACGCCTTCACTCGTTGGGCCATCCTGCAGGTGAACCGCGACGAAGGTCGCCCGGCGATCTTCTATTTCCACCCTTGGGAAGTGGATCCAGGCCAACCGCGCGTCGAAGGCGCTCCATTGCGATCGAAACTGCGCCACTACACCAATCTCGACAGGATGGCCGACAAACTCGCCAGGCTGACCGGCGAATTCGCCTGGGGTCGCATGGACGACCTTGCGCGGCGCGAGGCGCTGCACGCGCAACTCTACGAAACGCAGGGAATGGCAGCGTGA
- a CDS encoding XrtA/PEP-CTERM system-associated ATPase, whose protein sequence is MYEQYYGFSGRPFQLTPDPDFYFESTTHKKAMSYLGYGLNQGEGFIVITGEVGAGKSTLVAHLMERINPDDLTVAHVVTSALDGEELVHVVAQAFGLEVEGHDKAGALGAIERFLQDEARAGKRCLLVVDECQNLDITALEELRMLSNFQLGSHPLLQSLLLGQPEFRRTLAQHPDLDQLRQRIIASHHLEALDEDEVQDYIVHRLKHVGWDGHPILRDGLLPALYAATDGIPRRINQVMNRLLLLAAIEEEGEVTEVMLESVIAEMGAEATHGSGTPSGKLKVETDNASLASEQDIDSVPASEVAELLAERDARTAELEAAIGELQAAGGQSAAPGAVIGDAPTQAEVDAALERIEQRLEEQEQSFRHVLTMLIEWLEDEKSREAA, encoded by the coding sequence ATGTACGAACAATATTACGGTTTCAGCGGGCGACCCTTCCAACTCACGCCCGATCCGGATTTCTACTTCGAAAGCACCACGCACAAAAAGGCGATGTCCTATCTTGGCTATGGGCTGAACCAGGGCGAGGGTTTCATAGTCATCACCGGGGAGGTCGGAGCGGGCAAGTCGACGCTGGTCGCGCACCTGATGGAACGCATCAATCCCGATGACCTTACCGTCGCTCACGTTGTGACGTCCGCTCTCGACGGCGAAGAACTCGTCCACGTCGTCGCACAGGCGTTCGGGCTTGAAGTGGAAGGTCATGACAAGGCTGGCGCGCTCGGTGCGATCGAACGCTTTCTTCAGGACGAAGCCCGTGCAGGCAAACGGTGCCTGCTGGTAGTTGACGAGTGTCAGAATCTCGACATCACCGCGCTCGAAGAGCTGCGCATGCTCTCGAACTTCCAGCTAGGGTCGCATCCGCTACTTCAGAGCCTGTTGCTCGGCCAGCCGGAATTCCGCCGCACACTGGCCCAGCACCCTGATCTCGACCAACTGCGCCAGCGGATCATCGCATCGCATCATCTAGAGGCGCTCGATGAAGATGAAGTGCAGGACTATATCGTTCACCGGCTCAAGCATGTCGGTTGGGATGGCCATCCGATCCTGCGCGATGGCCTGCTTCCCGCGCTTTACGCAGCGACGGACGGTATTCCGCGCCGCATCAACCAGGTGATGAACCGCCTTCTGCTGCTCGCGGCGATCGAGGAGGAGGGCGAAGTCACGGAGGTGATGCTCGAATCCGTGATCGCAGAAATGGGTGCGGAGGCCACCCACGGTTCGGGAACACCCTCGGGCAAGCTCAAGGTCGAGACCGACAATGCGAGTCTGGCCAGCGAACAGGATATCGACAGCGTGCCCGCCAGCGAAGTCGCCGAGCTGCTTGCCGAGCGCGATGCGCGCACCGCAGAGCTGGAAGCCGCAATAGGTGAGTTGCAGGCAGCCGGGGGTCAATCGGCTGCACCCGGTGCTGTCATCGGTGATGCGCCGACGCAGGCCGAGGTGGACGCCGCACTGGAGCGGATCGAACAGCGGCTTGAGGAACAGGAGCAATCGTTCCGCCACGTCCTTACCATGCTGATCGAATGGCTCGAGGACGAAAAGTCGCGCGAGGCTGCCTGA